In bacterium, the DNA window AATATCGATGGCTATTAGATTCCCTTTTTTCGTTTCGATTCCCGAGGCTATGAGCATAGCTAAATGGTCAGAGCCAACAAATCCTGCAATGGGAGGTGGAAGATAGATATATCCCCCTGAAGATATTTCCAAACCCATTTCACTCGCTTTTATTTCCAGGGACTCGCCCATGGCCATGGCAAAGGGAGCCCGTCCCAGCTGCTTTACCGGGAGTCCTAAAAAGATGTGGTGCATAGCAGTATTGCCCACAAGAGTCACTTCCAGAATGTCTCTATGCTTTACCTTGCTTTCTCTACAAATTTTCTTTATTGCAAGATTGATGGCTTTGAGAACCTCGCTTTTCAATTTTTTCAAATTAGTTTTGGTATTGCCTGCGTAATGAATTCTCGACAAGACATCTTCGCCATAAGCAATTTGGGGATTTGTAATCCCGTAAATATTTATGGACTCACCGGTTAGCAAATCGACTAAATAGAAAGCTATCTTGCTCGTGCCCAGATCAATCGCCATACCCAGGCTCTCCTTCGTTCTGTTTCCAGGTTCAACTCCGATTATTTCGCTTCCTCTCACAATGGCGGTAATCGACCAATCGGAGCCTCTCAAGGTAGGTCTAATAATGTTCAACACTTTAGAATCTGCACTCTCGACTTTAACATTATATTTTCTCTTCAGTTCTTCTTTAATCCTCTGCAAATAGGACCTTGTATCCGAGAGAGTTACCCGGGGAAGCCGGAGAAAAAACTTTCTCACAAGAGGGGACGGCTTGACCTTAATCTCCTTTCCCCAAATCTGCAATTTCTGCTCTTCGGTTACGGATGAAGGCGGGACATATACCTGTGTATCTTCTCTTACGGTCGTGCGGCAAGCGAGTCTGTAACCTTCGTCTATCTCATCTTGAGTGAAAAGTTTCTTCTCTATTGCGGTAGGCTCATTAGCCGGGTTGACCATCACTTTACACTTCCCGCACTTACCTTTCCCTCCACAAAGAGATTTTAAACCCACACCCGCCTCCCTGGCGATATCCAAAAGGAGCCGGGGTCTATTCTCCATTACTCTTTTACCAATTGGACTGAACTTTATAGTAAACTTCATTTCCTTTTCTCTTGCTGGATTCCTTGCGAAAGCAAGGCATTCCCCTCCCTTTCGGGAGGACTC includes these proteins:
- a CDS encoding ASKHA domain-containing protein: MKFTIKFSPIGKRVMENRPRLLLDIAREAGVGLKSLCGGKGKCGKCKVMVNPANEPTAIEKKLFTQDEIDEGYRLACRTTVREDTQVYVPPSSVTEEQKLQIWGKEIKVKPSPLVRKFFLRLPRVTLSDTRSYLQRIKEELKRKYNVKVESADSKVLNIIRPTLRGSDWSITAIVRGSEIIGVEPGNRTKESLGMAIDLGTSKIAFYLVDLLTGESINIYGITNPQIAYGEDVLSRIHYAGNTKTNLKKLKSEVLKAINLAIKKICRESKVKHRDILEVTLVGNTAMHHIFLGLPVKQLGRAPFAMAMGESLEIKASEMGLEISSGGYIYLPPPIAGFVGSDHLAMLIASGIETKKGNLIAIDIGTNTEIALKTKGRIISCSCASGPAFEGAHIRHGMRAAPGAIERVNINSKSLSVNVATIDDRAPLGICGSGILDGISEMLRVGII